DNA from Onychomys torridus chromosome 1, mOncTor1.1, whole genome shotgun sequence:
GAAAAACACTCAAAGATAAAAGTCCCACTGATTGACTCTTATATCGCAAATTCTTTATGtgtttccttcttctgtttttatatACAGACACAACCTGTAAACTGGGAGAGAGGAGTAATTTTATCTGGTTTGCCTATAGTATGTATTCCTAATAAAGAGGTAAGTGACCTTTAAAGAGAAGTAATGCATGGTGAACTCAGACCTTGGTCTAAGCAGAagttctgtcttcctctcttcctttagaAAAGATTAAACATTGATCACCTTCTATGACAAAGCTCCTGGAAGGGGATTTGTGAAGTATTGCATAatggacttttaatattttagagTGACCATTCCATGTAAAACATTCCACTACTAAAAACTGGCTACCTACATTTCATTAACATCATAGTGAGAAGTATAATTCCtgaaaaagaaatgggctatgaATAACTACTATGAATTACTTGAAAACAGttgtttaaaaatagttttgaggACTAAAATAGTTTAAAGGCTAAGGATATTCTTTTAAAACTAGTTTTGAAATGCTGAGTCTAGGAATAGTTGTCAAAATAGTACAGGAGATTTAATGATTCATATAATAAGTTATTctcagaaaaaatataaaatgtaatttggttgatgtaattttattttgttcactaTTTGTTTGATTTACTTGGAGATTAAAAACAGTCATAAAAGACACaaatccagaaaataaaataatctttctgtacactgatGACAGGCTAGGAATAAATGCATATTCTTTCAACCATATTTCTGCCCTATACTATGAGGTCAAGCTCATTGTTGGATGGGACCTTAACTCGTATACCTTGAGAGTTTTTCACACTGCTTACAAAAATTTGCAGTTACCATGTAACTTCTTAGATATTAAGTTTTCCTATAAATACAGTAAGAAATAATACTTTCAattctgttttacacacacacactccaacacaCACTCAATTTTTAGATAATATAGTAAATGTTAAAAGTTGTAATATGGCATATGATGggcaaataaatgttttctagaTAGATGTACATAATTAAAGTGGCCAAAGGCTTAAGAAACTAATGATAGGAAATAACAGAGTGGATATACTTCCAAATAGtccaaaccaaacaagaaagtTTAAGTATTATTAGACTATAAGAACACTATGTGTATGAGATAAACAAAGCCCATAAACTTGGATCTAGTGCTCCTGGGCTTCTGTTCTTACTGTGGTATGATATCCTGAGAAAAGTAAAACTAATAATTCAAAAAGAGGAACACATTATCTAAAATTATGTATTACAGGAATGGAACTTTTGAAAAGGGTGGTTCAGGTGAGATTGCATGTCAAACGTTGGTATTCTTAgtgtaaaaacaaacagaataatgAGAAGGCACAGGCCCAAATGCAGAATGGACAATTTTGAAAGAGCATTTTCAATACTTAAACTTACCCAGAACTAAAGCCGTGGATGCTATTATCACATAGTAATGACAACATGATTGTAGTACTTACTAAACCATGCTAAACAACCAGCATTTTCTTGCCTATGATATGCTACTTTATTTTCCCAATAATACCCCAAGTATGCCTCATTATAGTCTTCATTTTGTAGGTAGATATCATGTGTAGAGGAGTtagttgttttctaggtagtcagCAGGTGATCTGGTATGTATTTCTTCCAAGAACTTGAACTCTCTGTATTTTAGTTAATGATATATCTTCATTCCAAGCTGCTTCTGAGACTGAACACTCTCCCAACATACCTGTGAGCTCCACAAATCCAGTATGTACAGCATTTAGCAATATTGATTCAAAACAAAGCCTTCTTTGAGCTAATCATAATTTTATGCTTCTGGATATATCTGTATCAATGGATCTAGAAGTGATGTTTTAAAAGCAAGAGAATATGTGTGCTAAGAAGAGTTAAAATGCAATTCAAGCTCAATACTTCATTCAGAACTTTTAGTATttagaagaaacattttaaagttggGAGTATTCACTTGCTTGATCTTTAATGAGAGCAAATCTATAGTGACCAAGATGAAATTAACATATAGTGTGCCACTAAATTCACTGTTactaaataaaggaaaacaattattcattataattaagttaaattattttatatcattagtTTGCAATGGGTGAAAAGTTTACCTGGACTTAAAGCAGAAGTTGGTaactatattatttaaatatacagACAATTTATATCTCTTGTGCTTCACAATTTAGATGGATATAACAATTTATCAAAGTCATTATGTTATTGACAGAGAACAGGATGTTTGTATAGTATCTCTTGCCAGGGAAGCACAGTAGTGTTAGTTCTACAGAGTCCAAGAAAAGTGAACAGGCATGCAGATACATTAATATAAACCATTTTCACACAGTTACTAAACTATCCGTCTGGTTaacaaatatatgtaatttttttttacttcattttttaaggCCTTCTGTTGACTAAGTGATAACATTGATGGAGAATAGGACAGAAATGACATGGTTCATCCTGTTGGGACTGACCAATAACCCACGTCTGCAGATTCCCCTCTTCTTCACCTTCCTCCTCATCTACACCATCACCCTGGTGGGGAACCTGGGGATGTGTCTGTTGATTCTCTTGGACTCTCGGCTTCACACCCCCATGTACATTTTCCTCTGTAACTTGTCCCTAGTGGACTTTTGTTACTCGTCAACAGTCACTCCAAAAGTCATAGCTGGATTCCTTACAGGAGACAAGATCATGTCCTACAATGCATGTGCTGCTCAAATGTTCTTTTTTGCAACCTTTGCCAATGTGGAGAACTACCTTTTGGTCTCAATGGCTTATGATCGCTATGTAGCAGTGTGTAAGCCCCTACACTATGCCACCACCATGACAAccagtgtgtgtgcatttctagCCATTGGCTGTTATATATGTGGATTCCTGAATGCTTCCATCTATACTGTAAATGCATTAAGTCTCTCCTTCTGTGAGTTTAATGTGATCCATCATTTTTTCTGTGACATTCCAGCAGTCATGATTGTATCTTGCTCTGATAGACATGTCAATGAACTCATTCTTATTTATGTAGCCAGCTTCAATATCTTTTTTGCTCTTATACTTATCTTAATATCCTACATGTTCATTTTCATCAATATACTAAAGATGCATTCAGTGGGAGGATATCGCAAAGCTCTGTCCACTTGTGCCTCCCACTTCACAGCTGTCTCCATTTTCTATGGGACAGTCATATTCATGTACTTGCAGCCCAGCTCCAGTCACTCCATGGACACCGACAAAATCGCATCTGTCTTCTATACCATGGCCATCCCCATGTTGAACCCTCTGGTCTACAGCCTAAGGAATAAGGAGGTGAAGAATGCATTCACAAAGATTGTATTGAGGTCAAAATAATATTACAGCTTTCAATTTAACTTTTTGGAATGCACACTATCTGGAATCACTCCTCTTGTCTTAACCCTATACTGAGTCATATTTTCTGATGCAACACTGAATTCAAGAACTTGAGTTGATGTCTTTACCTGTGTAATAGTCCAAACATCAGTGTCTTATTTGGAAGTGTGAAACCTAAATCAAAGGTGTATGATATATATAAGGTAGCTGGTGAAAAACATAAATGACCAAATAATCATATTCAATCGTTTTTCATGTAATACTTTTTCCgtcatataaatacaaatatctgtGTACAGGCACATCTAGAAGCCAGTTAAAgggaagacacacacatatgtttctTGTGAAGACTTCTTCAAATGGATGCCAGAAAATTTCCAGAATAAAATTTAACATGGATTTCTGTCATATGGCTACTTTTGTGTTCATTTaattgtgctttttgttttgttttgatttttcgagacaggatttctctgtgtagctttgcacctttcctggatctcgctctgtagaccaggctgccctcaaactcacaaagatccacctggctctgcctcccaagtgctgggattaaaggcgtacgccaccaccgcccggctttaatTGTGCTCATTTCATAGGGATATCCAAATGTTTGTTTAATTACTAGAATATGAGGTTGTATTTAAAAAGTGATACTGGTAATCAGCAGACTTATTTAAATAATGTCAGTCATCCTCCCCATCTAACCCGTGGATGGCTCCTCTGGATAAAGTTGAAAGTGaatatcatcccgagtgaggtaacccagactcagaaagacgaacattgtatatactcactcataagtagatactagatgtaaagcaaaggataatgagactgcaacccacagctccatagaagctaggaaacaaggaggaccctaagagggatgtaagGATCACttctggaaaaagaaacagatgaaatCCTGATGAGTAAACTGGTGATGAGAGGGAGAAATAGAGGGTGGAGGATGGGGGATGCGAACATGAGGGAACTGCATGGTTGAGCTTGgggagggatagagtgggagagcaataaatgagatatcttgatagagagagacattatggggtaagggagaaacctggtgctaggggaattcccaggaatccacaaggataaccccagattagactattagcaacagtggtgagggtgcctgaactggcttaccctggtaatcaaattggtgcataccctaactgtcatcatagagccttcatccagtaactgatggtaGCAGATGTAAagatccacaaccatgcaccaggTGGACCTCCGGGAATCCAATGGAAAGtgggaagagggattacatgaacAAGgtggggtgtcaagatcatgatgggaaaatctacaaacaactgaaccaaactcaaaggaactcacaaattTTAGATTGACAGCTGTGGAATGTGCATGGGACCATACTAGACCATCTGGATAGGGGGAGACAATTttatagctgggtctgtttgaaaGGCCCCTGTCAGTGTGGTCAGGAtatatctctggtgcatgagcaggctttctggatcccattacctatggtcagacacctaattcacccctgataaagtggattgatttaatatataagaacagttagcaagaagcctgccacagccatacagtctgtaagcaataaacgtctctgtatgtttacttggttgagtctgagtagctgcgggactggtgggtgagagagatttgtcctgaatgtgggccaggcaggactggagaaaacttcagctacaaatctGGTgtcaggtattggagtgaatgctgaagatcagagagacagaacaaaccacagccaacctcaccttgacaactcctcagccaattctgtttccatgaatccttaGACTCAAAGCCTCTGGGTCCTTACcacaatggatctcagctgaactgctcaatagcttctagttcctggtcctcacaccttatatacctttctgcttcctgccatcacttcctgggattaaaagcatgtgtccttcccaagcaaaggcatgagatctcaagtgctggaattaaaggagtgtggcatcatgcctggctctgttcctagtgtggccttgaactcacagagatacagacaatctctgcctcccaagtgataggagtaaaggtgtgtgtgctaccactgtctggcttctatgtctaatctagtggctgttctgttctctgactcccagttaagtttattagggcacacagtATATCAACTGTTTTGCTATGAATGGTGGAGAATAAGGAGATGCTTGGCTGCTCAAGTTGCTAAGAACAAATGATGTTGGGTTTTCAGCTCTCAAGAGGGAATTTATGTCACtcactcaaaggcacagagaacatcacagaggaggaggcaggaagtatGTGAGTGCCATAAAATATAGAGAAGAGCTACAAAATGTCTTCAGTGTGTGACAGAACAATTACAATTATGATCTTACAGCAGCTGCCACTTCCTGAACTTTCTTGCACTGAACTGGGCCTATCAAAGCCAATATGGATAGAGGAGGGGCTCATAGAACTGTACACTTCCCTAACTATTGGCTGGATTCTAGAGGAGAGGTAATCTTGTTATTCAGTTGTGAACCTACTGGTGTCCACCAGGCACTAATGGATAGTTCCAATTCTAAGGCTACTTACATAGTTCTTGTTAAACTCAATGAGTCTCCAAAGCCATGAGTGTGAGAAAgggactttttggggggcagAAGGTACAGGAAGACAAGCTAGGATGGGGTGAGAGTAATAAGAATGTATAATATATGTTTTtagaacaaatttaataaaacatataaaaaagagaaaagaaaattagtgaCTCCTCACTAATTTACATATTTCATTTAACAATTAAAAacgttaattttaaaaatataacaccCCTTTAGGTCCCCGCAGGCAGGTTAATTGTCTCTTCTCTAGGAAAACTAGATGAAAATTCTTCAAGTATTCTCACAGGGGAACTCTCCAGAGCTCACCCAACCTGTACCATTCTCTCAAGTTCCCCATACATTGGCCTCTAAATCCCAACCTGACTCCAAATCACATTTTTTAGAAAGGACATCCTGCAGGGCATGATTCATTGGACATCATTAATCATCTGAATGATATTCATTGTGAATACAAAAATGCCTTCTACTTACCTGAAGACTTGCTGTGAACTTTTAGTCAGTATCAAAGAGATTTCCAAATATAAAGaatacattgatggacttttctACTATCAGTGTATATTGATTGTGCAAAATAATGAgcattaaaacattttctatatgtatgtaatgtatgtTGCTCATATACACTGCTAGgtaatttatttttgaattataCCTTCTTTTAAAGATAGCTATCTGCTCTTTATTATTTACAGAAAtgctgagttgtataagaaaaggAATTGTATCATATCCATTTTACCAGAAAGGAGGAGGTAAGTAATTTTTCTCAGGGCAACAAAGTCTAAGGAATTCTTGTCAATTAGAAACTTGATCCatgcttgtggttttttttttctgccagttTTCATCATATTAAAGAAGTTGGGGCTCCTATGACAGAATTTTGGCAATATTCTATAGGAGATTTTATGACTTCAATATTATTCTGTATTGAATGTTCTTTTGAGTCTCTCAGAATATTTTGCTTCTACATCATGTTTGCACTTATGAGAAGTAAAATTCATAAATCAACCATAGGTTGTCTGTATCTGATAtgatttatttgaaaacaaaatgagattttcaaaattatttttttaaatgaggtgaGAGTAGGCCATAAGTGCCATAATGTATATAATGGCGactttattagtttgttttataAATCATGCTTCTTATGTTCACTAAATACAGACAAATACAGGCAGTCTGATTAATGATTTTATGTTACATATAGCCTTCCACCTCACTGGGAGTTATAACAGATAAAAATGAGAAAGGTGGAATGGGACTTTGCTAAGCTGAAAAAGGTCATAAtgaattataaattaataaattcctAATTTCACATTAAAGCTATTTTAATCTCATGTTTACTCATGGGCAATTGTTAAGTTTTTATATCTGGATCCTATCTTATAGTTCCTGTGTAACTTCTCAAAATTCTCAGTTTCCTTACCAATGTTTAACAGCactatctaacacacacacacacacacacacatgcacacacacaattataaattCCTTCATTATTGTTTGTAGCAAATGCTGAAAGTGATCATGTGTGTTGAAATTGGGAACCATGACATCTTTGAGGGCAGGCTTGAGCTGAACTTGGCAAAGACTGGAGAGTAAGTTGGCAGACAGTAGTAATTTTAGGTGGATACCCTTCCCAAGTTTTCAGAGctgaaagaatatttgaaataatattgTTACTGTACAAGAACAGAttcaaataacttttttaaaaaatatgaagctTTGGAATAAACAGATCTGATataaatatgataagataaaagggtagattattgaacctgcttttaaagagcaacttgtttaaaaatgtattacattgctatggatttcagtttattgatacaaatttaaagttaattttgttctactatatacatatatttctgttcttgtttaaggtattatgtttatgtaagtcatttagattgtaatagataattaaaaaatacagattaataaatagtcatctatgaaaatcatacttgtagtcatgttagttaagtactctaggtatacatagatatatttgagatagataatcttcaaacacttcaaatacctacagaatatggcatttaaaatgttctaaaaattttgactttctggacagtgagatatgtctgctcctaacagcactaatttacttcagagaggaggatgggcatcaaagacactctatatgaagtttatcttcaccttggcaaaaatagccatttgggcaaaaaactgtttttgcctggactgcttgatcgactgaacgtgcaggacccataggatgTTGACCACTGGACTTTGctaggcaaaatggtccttcaggttcctgcttcacagaggaaactgccagacattctacaggacacacacacacacagagtcactgaGAGACTCCAGatctgtgggctaaagacagatgccccaactttacaaaggaactttggataactatccaggctgccagctgtctctgtctactcttgcaagactcctgagagttgcttgcatccatctcccatttctcaggtaatattatatctttctgaggtctttgatgtagttaaagactagatagttataattttccttaattatgataagagataaattagatataaaaccttcaactcacaaatataagatagataggatatcttctttaattttgccaaatacaaatagactagatattgtaactgtaattcttgctaaataactgtttttgttatatgtaattttactatgtaaaagttaaacccttccttttttttaaaaggaaaagtgctgtggatatcgctctgtataaataaaatgctgattggccagtagccaggcagaaagaataggtgagacaaaaaaaaattctgggaggtaaaaggctaagacagagagatgctgccagccaccatgatgaaaaACAGATgttaagacactggtaagccatgagctacatggcaacttatagactaataaaaatgggttaagatataagaacagttagtaagaagcctgtcacagccatacagtttgtaagcaatataagtctctgtatgtttacttggatgggtctgagcagctgcaggactggtgggtgagagagatttgtcctgaatgtgggccaggcaggactggagaaaactccagctacacagatCTGTGGTAAAGACAATCAACCACTGACCTGTGATTAGCCTGTTTTACAACACTAACAAGACAAAGAGTGGATTTTTAGAAGTCATGGCTTTTACTAAACAGAAATACAGACTTCAAGGAAAAAATTAACAGTAGTCTATATGAAAATGTAGAAAGACAATGTTATTTGTTGAgtaaagacagagaaaccctagTCAGCATAGAAATGATTGCTGTCTGGAAATGGgggaaaaatggagagaaaagctTCAAGGCTTACTGAATTCAACTTGGGTTTTGTGACTGTCCTTATTCTGTGGATGGAAAAAATGACTCTTACCTGGTCAGCAATTGCTTCAGTATTGGCTCTTTCCAGTAGTGTAAATCCGGTCTCTGCCAAATCACTgtactcactcattcactcactcactcactcattcactcactcactcacttagaAGATTGTATTTTCATGTTGAATTCATTCCTATAACTTCACTATCCCTCCAAAACTACTGTGCTCAAGAGTTAAACACCTCAATCAATTCAGAGGTTTATGATTTAACTATGAATTTTCAACATGTATGGATGTTGGTGACGGTGAAAATCTGTCTGAGATGGTGAAGATGAGACATCATCATGAAATTAAGAACTTCTTTTTTTTGAATTTTGTTATGAAACTattttatgtatcccaggcttgtGTAattaactaatggaaacacatgaactatgaaccaaaagttgtggagctcccaactggatcaggccctctggataagtgagacagttgattagcttgaact
Protein-coding regions in this window:
- the LOC118592160 gene encoding olfactory receptor 5B3-like produces the protein MENRTEMTWFILLGLTNNPRLQIPLFFTFLLIYTITLVGNLGMCLLILLDSRLHTPMYIFLCNLSLVDFCYSSTVTPKVIAGFLTGDKIMSYNACAAQMFFFATFANVENYLLVSMAYDRYVAVCKPLHYATTMTTSVCAFLAIGCYICGFLNASIYTVNALSLSFCEFNVIHHFFCDIPAVMIVSCSDRHVNELILIYVASFNIFFALILILISYMFIFINILKMHSVGGYRKALSTCASHFTAVSIFYGTVIFMYLQPSSSHSMDTDKIASVFYTMAIPMLNPLVYSLRNKEVKNAFTKIVLRSK